The DNA region GGGCCCTGTTTAACCCATGAGACCTGAATGTTATTTATCCAGCCTCTTAGCATAAGTCTTGAAACACCGTACATTTTTAGTTGATCTAGATCTGTTGGGCCTTCTGCAACTTTACCTTTTGAGTGTTTAAAGAGTCTTGTGTTCCAAGGGATAAACCTAAGTGGCACAAACTCTGTAAATCCGCCGGTTTCTTTCTGAATATCTCTTAGTATTCCTATATGCATTGCCCAGTGCCTAGGCTCGTCAACGTGGCCGTACATTATTGTAGAAGTTGTATGCATACCTGAGAGGTGGGCCTTTTTAACGATTCTTATCCAAGCCTCAGTCGGCATTTTTCTTGGCGCAATAATTTTTCTCACTTCTTCAACCAGTATTTCTGCTGCTGTTCCAGGAAAAGTGTTGTGGCCAACATCTTTTAACATCTCAATGAACTCTTCTTCAGATATACCTAGCGACTCTGCGCCGTAGAAAATTTCAAATGGAGAAAAAGCGTGAGTGTGCATCTCGGGCACAGCGTTTTTGACTGCTTTAATTAATTCGACATAGAAGTTGCCGTCTATATCAGGGTGCATACCACCCTGCATACAAACTTCAGTTGCACCAATTTCCCAAGCCTCTTTAACACGGTCTGCAATCTCGTCCATGCTTAGGAAGTATGCTCTCTCATCACCTTCCGGGGCCATA from Thermodesulfobacteriota bacterium includes:
- the cofH gene encoding 5-amino-6-(D-ribitylamino)uracil--L-tyrosine 4-hydroxyphenyl transferase CofH, coding for MADIKEAIDRIEENRAMGLDGLLSKVNGSTGRIINKALVGDEVSVEEGEALFGIEDLDEISALAIAADEIRKQDVGDVITYVVNRNINFTNICNTYCGFCNFMAPEGDERAYFLSMDEIADRVKEAWEIGATEVCMQGGMHPDIDGNFYVELIKAVKNAVPEMHTHAFSPFEIFYGAESLGISEEEFIEMLKDVGHNTFPGTAAEILVEEVRKIIAPRKMPTEAWIRIVKKAHLSGMHTTSTIMYGHVDEPRHWAMHIGILRDIQKETGGFTEFVPLRFIPWNTRLFKHSKGKVAEGPTDLDQLKMYGVSRLMLRGWINNIQVSWVKQGPEFAQFSLTAGANDFGGTLMEEQISRSAGASYGQYFPPEEFRRLTREIGRIPAERNTTYGIREMFDANGND